GTGCACAGGATTTATATATGGTCTTTATGTTGCGGACTCTATTATGCGTTCCAAAGATATAAAAAAAAGCATTGTTATTGGAGCGGAGAGATTTTCAAAGATTCTAAACTGGGAAGACAGAACAACTTGCATTCTATTTGGTGACGGTGCCGGAGCGGTTGTTTTGGAACAGTCGGAAGAAGAGGGGATTTTAGGTTTTGACATAGGTGCTGATGGTTCTTATGGAGATCTTCTTTATGTTGAAAGTGTCGGTTCAAACAGTGAGCCACCCCATTATCTTTATATGAAGGGAAATGAAGTATTCAAAGTAGCGGTTAGAACAATGACAGACTCTGCAAAAAGGGTTCTTGAAAAGACAGGTATTTCTGCAGATGAGATAAGTATGCTTGTTCCTCATCAGGCTAACGTCAGGATTATAGATGCCGTGGCGAAAAGGCTAGGTATTAAAAATGATAAAATATTTATTAATTTGAATCGTTACGGCAATACAAGTGCAGCTTCTATTCCGATAGCCCTTGATGAGGCTGTTCGTGAAGGAAAGGTTAAGAAAGGAGATCTCGTTTTAATGGTT
The sequence above is a segment of the Desulfurobacterium indicum genome. Coding sequences within it:
- a CDS encoding beta-ketoacyl-ACP synthase III, which gives rise to MGIKIVATGSYVPNKVLTNFDLEKMVETSDEWITTRTGIKERRIAESETTSEMATKAVLNALSGKSAEDIELFLTATATPDMFFPSTACIVQSNLKNKKALAFDISAACTGFIYGLYVADSIMRSKDIKKSIVIGAERFSKILNWEDRTTCILFGDGAGAVVLEQSEEEGILGFDIGADGSYGDLLYVESVGSNSEPPHYLYMKGNEVFKVAVRTMTDSAKRVLEKTGISADEISMLVPHQANVRIIDAVAKRLGIKNDKIFINLNRYGNTSAASIPIALDEAVREGKVKKGDLVLMVAFGGGFTWGSCIVRL